A stretch of DNA from Vanacampus margaritifer isolate UIUO_Vmar chromosome 1, RoL_Vmar_1.0, whole genome shotgun sequence:
TGCGGCGTGCAAGCTGAGGTACTCACAAGCTGGTACCACACATTCCCTGATGTGATAAAGTCTATTAAAGTGACTCCTGCATTTTGGGTTGACATAGAGAGGACCTGAAGAGGAcaggaaatgttaaacttagcATGCAGACAGGATGGCTGCAGCCTGGATTCAAACCCCCAACAGACATTACTACactatgaattattttttttaaatgcatgacaGATTTCATAACATTAGCATATGACCATATAAAGGACCTGACCTGTTAGGTGTTTGATGATCTTGTCTTTATGCTGCAGATCTCTGCTCTGAGCTGCAGAAACAAAATAGAATCAATGGAATCACTTTCCTGCATTTAAATGCCGTGTCAATAATGTTACAGTGCCTTACAATATGCTTTTTAGCAATAAAGCCCctgccttattttttttctatgaacACTTGTACCTACTTTGACAACCACTGAACTAAGCAATGTCCAGTGCTTGCTATTTGAAAAACTTTAATCACCATTGCAGTGCAATAACCACCAGTGTTAGTAACTAAAAGTAGTAATAATATTAGCTTTCCCCAGTAACGAGTAGAGTAAcaatagatagacagatagatagatagatagatagatagatagatagatagatagatagatagatagatagatagaaagacagacagacagacagatagatagatagatagatagacagacagacagacagacagacagacagacagatagatagatagatagatagatagatagatagatagatagatagatagatagatagaaagatagacagacagacagacagacagacagacagatagatagatagatagatagatagatagatagatagatagatagatagatagatagatagatagatagatagatacagtagatgCTATCTGTTAGCCTATGGCATTTCCCATTATGAGCTAGCATTAACTTATCAGCCATTTCTAGAACAACTCATTGGTCAGGTGACTTTTATTTCAAGGCATCCCCGTATAGGCCTACTGATCTGAACTAAATTAACCAGCTATATGAGTAGAACTCTACTGACCTAATTGAACGCTGGACCTAGTCTTTGGGTGCCACTCGCCCTGGTGTCCGCTGAGTCTCTGCGCCAACTCCGTTGTTTCAATGGCGCGTTGGCTCACCAATTTGAGGAGGCTGTGAGCCTCTTGGTGACCAGAGCTTTTGAGGAGGGCAGCAACAGCGCCATAACCGACGACCAGCAATAGTGTGAACGTCACCGACAGCCACTGGACCATCGTCACTgaggggacacacacacaaacacatagaCGTCTTTCAGATGTGATGTgtgattttcaagaaaaacgTGGGGCTTCCAATTTTTTACAATCAAATACTCTAATCTGCCATGACAGATATTTAATTACTGGGTAATTCCAGAAGGAGGACATTTTCTGTACACCAATTAAATTTTCTAGTAATCCACCaacaaaatacagaaacatgTACTTGCTGTGTCAATTATACTGCTCCGCCTGAGACACAATGGAACTGTagcagtaataaaaaataattcctaAATGATAATTCCGAATGGCTTTTTTAATCTTGTCCTTCAATCTTGATGACTAACATATCAAATATAACAGCTGAGACAAGTTTTAAGTCAATTGTGATTTTGTTTCCCCCCAAATTGCAACTATGCTCCCAAGTTGTGTCTCAACATACACATGACACAACCCTGTTACTTAACCTTTTAGCTGTCTagggaaagagaaaaaaaagtgagctacATGACTCAACAGAAACAGTGTCACTTAGTTGCCcaaaaactaaactcaaaaagcacaaatgtaacattattcGTGAGAAAAGGAGCGTGTGCAGTCCAATATTTTATGTACTTTAgtaatcaagttttttttaaagtgttgtgGAGGATTTGGGTTTGGAAAATTCCTCAGTTTCAGAAAATTCCACATATGACAGGCTTATGTTGCTACTTTTCTGTTAATAGAGTAATATTATTCAAATAACATTTGACTACAATTGTAAATGATGttttcacaaattttgtatgtttttcagGTAACAAGGCTTTCCCAAATTCAGCAAAATAATGTGATTTGACAAACAAAATATCATGAGAAAATGGCACTGTTTATGATTGAGATGAACAAATCGAATTATATACTACATAGCCTGCTTTAATtggatttattcatttatttttgtttgtttgtttgtttgtgaaaacaattcatgaaataaatggtacatttttcaaaattgttggtGCCTGAATTGTCCTCCATCTCGAAATAGCCCCTGCCCGCAGCATTGATCATTTACACCTATGCAATTCAAcaaagagctaaaaaaaaaaaaaaaaaaaaaaattctttgttttttaaattacaattgtGTAATTTCCTTTACAACCCATTAATTCCCGCACCTGTACCTCTTGTCTTGCTCTCCCGGGTCCCTATAGTGTCCCGTCCAGGTTTCACTATATCCACACACGCACTGAAGCTGTCAgtccatcatcatcctcatcttcataCTTAACTGAAATCGAGTGAGACGGAAGGACCACTTCTCGACGAGGTTCCCCTTCTCCTCCCTCCTCGTACTCCTCctagaggaggaggaagatacAAGAGCGCAAGCTGCACGTGCAGGCACACGACGAACGGAACGGGAAAAGTTTGAGAAGAAGTTGTCTCCACAACGCGGGGACAAAGTCGAATGACGTCAAACAAATCACTTTTCGTCGTTTGGGTGTGACGGCGTTCCCTCACCTGCACATGTTACCGGTTAcgtgaaataaaaacatctggGGTGGCCAATCACAGCGTCGCACCAGCTCCGCCCATAAATTCTTAaaacttcaccccccccccccccccaaaaaaaaatactgtagccTATGGATGGATTGAATCATACAATGTGGGTAAAAGGCATTTCATTCTAGACTGAACACTTGAaaacgtttttatgttgttgttttttggccaGAAGAGAGATTTCATAGATTTCTTAGTTTCCGGAAAAGGAGTACATCAGAATTTGAAAAGTGGAGAAACCCTCTGCTGACCATGgagtaaaattacattttaatttaagaagTGGAGTGCTGCTCAatagtttgtgaacctcttgaacaatttggattttccaattgtttcaacctgattttgttcaatctgaaccattacattttatatgaaataacagatGTAGGTTTAGCAactcaatgcattgttctttttttaatcaattgtgtagtcaaaacttaattaagaagagtttttggtcaattcatgtaggtgcaaaagtaagtgaaccctgagctgcattgcttaaaacaagcagtcaagtaggatcaggtggaacaaattggtagctaaactaaccactgaaatggaccaataaaATGAGAGATGTTTAGCggagaaattgtgcatcactgactgaaacagagacaaaaccccGTCACTtaagtcttacccaggtgaacccatacaggtcagtcatgctgagaggaagagaaatctcagcgGACATCAgcaagtgggtagtgacagcacatctgtctggggaaagctataaagtcatctaaaaaaaaaatcgctttatcattccactgtgaagcagatcatctgcaactagagaacaccgaaaattactacaatccagcctagaagtggatgagcttctaaaatatcagcgagacccacaagaaaaatgataattcagggatttgcagacctattttgctgcatctgggacacatgtgcattcttcaacaatcagaagaaatgTACGCAACAGTAAAAATACTACTCACTGCAAGACTGACTCCGGATCATCGCCACACGTTTATATTCTTAAGAGCTCAAATTTGAAATACAAGCCCTGCATGGGGGCAGCAGACTCAAATCACTTCATAATAAGTTGCCGTTTGGCTTATAGTGAAAGATCcttcaaaaaagaggcttcaatcTGTTTAGTTAATGGATGTGGTTGTCattcaatttgtgaaaaaaaaaaagaaatcgtaTGAGTGGAAAATCTTTTATTTAGCacttttcaaaattattttatacataccTCCTTCACTTTTCATCACTTTGCATGATTTCTTACACCATATTCATCTCATATATTGCTTTTTGATACAAAACCCAGATTTATTGCTACTAAAATGATCACAGGTTCCACCCTTGTTCAGTTTGTGCAACGGGACTACAGTACAGCAGATGATAAAACCAGGAGACAATGAACCTAAAATAGTATGATACAGTATATGACATGACATTACATTACAGTAGAgactaatttattcatttaaccttGTTTGAGAAAATAATGACAATGTTCAAAAACTGATCTCATGTCCATGTGCATGCAACAATGagaacaaaacatgacagaacatGATTTTACGAGTCTTTTGTTCTGAGACTTTAAGGATTGTAATAGCCATTTCTGTTACGCGTTTATTTGTTAATCCTCCCACCACTTGGGGGAGCAGTGGTGCCAATTTGCCCTGGCCCCGAGACTACTTAATCAATGGGATGATGAGGTGTAACCAGTGGGGGGAAGCAAACAGTGACCGTGGTGTCGTGGTCATTATGGAATCATGTTTTCTGTCCAAATGGAACAATTTTGAAATGAAccgtaagtaaataaatgatcattGTAAAGTCGAAACTGGAGTGAATCTTCGTCATCGAACCACGCGTCAAAACAACAACCCACAGGTAACCATGGTGACCTGTTTTGATTGTCAAGAGGGTCACTACAGAGATACATAAAGAATTTTTGGTTTTGGGGTGAATTTCAGGATGAACATAAAATGCACTACAAACTTTATGGGTTCATTTAATTGTACCTTTTTAAACCAACTCTTtgtttcaatactttttttcacaGCTTTCTCTTCTTTAACATGGAGctgaatggcaaaattcacaacagttgTTTCCTCCCCGAGTACCAGTGCTAGATGATAAATGCCCATCCCAAAATGTCATTCAAAAACCAAATGTCGCAAACTTCTTGTGAGTAGTCAAGTGTACATCTTACTCCTCTTCTCCTTCCTTCTCATAGATTGCAGTCATGGGGCCAGCAAAGTGACGATGGCGAGCAGTCAACCGCCGACTTGCCGAACAGGGAGCGGTGTGAAGGCAACGTCGCGTGGCAAGGGAGGAACGAACCAAGAAGTGTGGCGAGTATAACCTTGTTTGCCTCATCGCCAAGGGCGTGCTCATGTTTGGGCATGTTTGTGCCACATTGAGAGTCAGTTGAGTGTTTACCGTACACAAGACGCGGGCAGCAGGAGCAGCAGCTATGCGAAGACGCTCAACAGCCGATATACGACAGGACGACTGCAAGCGACTCCCCTTTCTCAACAGTAGTGTCTTGAAGCGCTCACTTTTCGCCGATCTTTTACCTTTGAGGGTTACAAAAGATTGTGGTGTTGGTCGAGGTCGTGGGTCGGATGAGGTCAGACTGGAAGAATCTCTTCGTCCAAACATTTTCCGCTTTGACCTGAGACAGACGGACGGATAAGACATTTTCACTTCTTTTGGATGGCGAGCTTGTATTTTCTTGTCACAATGACGACAGAGGAGGGAAGGAAGCTGACTAGAAGAATGttggcaaaaatgttgacagcAGAGGGTGCGTCTaagtcagtggttctcaaactggggtccGGGGATCTTCATAAGCCATAAATTGGTTGCAACAAATTATGTCATATCATTTTTAAAGGGGACGTCAACCCCcccaacatttcttgacaataatgtgttctattcagccccactagtctaaaaacggtattctggttaatattgcgttagtggaatatgagttaagcagcaaaacccagcagtttttatcaatatcagaaggtggccattttgccgcttactgtcgactgaagatgacataacggttgctcaggtctcaagtaacaaccaatcacagcttagcttcatAAAACaagtgagctatgattggttgttgccctTGCCCTAaactactgtgatgtcatcttcagtcgacagcaagtggcaagtagccaccttctgatattgataaaaatggtTGGCTTTAGCTTCATAGCTCATAacacattgtcaagaaatgtctaatattgacttcccctttaaaagcgCATACTTACATATGGGGAGCGACGaaccaataaaacaaatatactaAGGTCCCTGGAccaaaaaagtttgagaacccctgTTCTAAGGCTATCACCTGCTTGCCTTCACTTACTGCCCATCAAGCCGTTCCTTCCCATAATGCACTGCTTCATGTGGGAGGAAACAAGCACGTGAGTCAACCTGATGGACATGTTGTGTGTTTCTTATACACGTGTGTGGCGTGTACCTGTGAATGACAGTGAAAAGGTCCTCAGTTGTTCGTGGTCCCGGCGATCCACCTGTAAAGAAACCAGCTGCACATTCACAAGAGAAGCTGCCTAATGACATCAGAGTTTGCGTGAAACAATGACAGCGGGAACCGGCGTACCATCACAACGCCGGCCGGCATCCGTCGTCTTCCTGGCCTCAAAcacctcctcttcatcctgtGGCTCTTCTATGAGGAGGTCACTCAGTGAAACTGCTCCTTGCAAGTTGTCACTGGACAACACGCTGCTCAGGGAGCAGCTTCTCGGACCAATCAGAGCACGCAAACTACTCTCCCTTGTCTGTGACTCAGCCTCTTCGTCtgaggatgaagatgacgatgatgaagaggatgacAATACCCTACCCGATGACATCATAAGCAGCTGTCTTCCTACTGCTCTTCTCTTCTTCCTTGATTTGCTATTTTTGGTGTTGGCAAACATCATCGTTGTCTTTCTCTGCTCCTCGtcttcttcctcatcctcaCCCAGTGACCTCATCATCCTTCTGTGACATTGTTTGTCCACCTCTTGTTGGAGTGATGTTCCAGCACCAATTTGGGCTGCTAAAGTGCTACGTGTTAAAGTCTCTAAAGTGCACCATGGTCCAGGAATGGTGCCGTCGAAGGACGACAAAACATCCACCATGCTCGATGAATGGCAGCCCTTATTGCTTGATGAGCTGTCACTGTGCAACATGTTACCTGTGGGTCCAACTACACATTTTGTGTTATTGGTGGTCTCAGGAACGGACTGTGGATTTACACGGTCAGATGCACTGCCGCCCTTCCCTTTTAGCTTTTCTCTGGCCTCTGGAGATGCTATCACCCCCAGAATACCAAGACTGGGTTTCTGTGGAAGGATGGGCTTCTTCCTCAAGCTTCCAACCTCACGTGGATCTCTATGAGAATCCCCCAGATGTATTTGGCCATTTATAAGTTGATCATCTTGGGTCACAGTCTGGATATGAGACTCATCCTTGGACACCACCATACAGCTAGACAATATTTCAGGTTGCTGTTGTTCTGAATTATCATGGGCAGGGGTATGAAGGCTCAGAGCATCGTCTAGCCGAGGCGTGTCAGAAAACTTGGTACCGGCCATCCTGCTCTTTGGGTGTTGGACTTCCTGGTTTGCGATGGAGCGAAGCTTGACGCTCCGCAAAGCCTGTGCAGTGACAAGGGGGCAGGAGACTACGTTTGAACCTTTCACACTGCAATTTGGGGATGTGCCAAGGCCTGGTGGCAGGTGTAATCTGGCGAGTTGGTGGGTGACAGCGGGAGATGTCGAAAACAGTACAGCATGATGGGAAGACTGCTTGATTGCATGGGAGTACGGAGGCGGAGGGGGTCGAGAGGCCAATGGAGGTGGGAGGGATGTTGGGATTGATGATGGCGGTAGGGAAGGAGGAAGGGATGAAGGTAGGAGAGTAaggggaggaggtggaggaggaagatATGAAGGTGGCAGAGGACTGAGATGAAGAGGTGGGGGTTGAAGAGGAATGGAAGGAGGAAGAGAAGATGGCGGTAGATGAGTGGTCTCAAGATGAACAGATGATGGGAGAGAGGATGGGAAATGAGAGGGGTGAGGAGAAAGAGAGGAGGATAGCagaggagtgggaggtagagaTAATGGTTTGGTAGGAGTGGGGTGAAGAGAAAGATTTGATGGTGggaggggaggaggaagaggaagagtaGAAGGTGGAAGAGGACTGGGATGAAGTGATGGCCGTGGAAGAGGAGAGGAAGGAGCAAGAGAAGACGTTTGGAGATGAGCcggcggaagaggaagagaggACGGTGGGAGAGGAGGTGGAGGGGTAAGAGATGAAGGCGTGAAAGGAGAAAGGTGAGGAGGAAGAGTAGAAGGTGGCAGTGGAGTAGGATGAAGAGAAAGTGGCAGGGgtgggggaggaggaagagaagaaggTGACCTAGGTGTGGGATGAAGGGATAACAGTTGGAGAGGAGGTGGGTGGTGAGTAGAAGTTGggagaggaggtggaggagggggAGTTGGAAGCAAGTGGGCAGGGGGATAAGTACGCTGGGTAGAGGAGttggaggaggagcaggatgacaaggaagaggtggaggaaaaggaggaagagattgaggagaggagagaggaCCTCCTCTCTGGAGGGTGGGGTTTTGACTTCTTGGGAGAAAGGGGGAGGGAGGTTGCATAAGGGTAGAAGAAAGGATAGTTTTGAGAAACAGAGAAGGCGCCTGGGGGAGTTCCTGTTGGCGAGGGATTGAACTGGCTGGAGTAACCACTAGAGGGGGGAGCGAGACACTGAAGTCGTCCCTCCTCTTTTGAGATGGGAGAATCATGGGGGAGGTGAGGATTGTAGCCATTAGTTGAAGGGAGTTTGTCGTATGAATCTGCCTGTTCAAAAGGTTCAAAAGTCGTGACTGTGCCACAGTCAATCCCACTCTGGCGTCGTTTGCTATGGTTCCGAGGTACCCAGGGATCGTGCAAGGTCTGGGTTGATGACCGAGGACTGCGCTCCACACCGAGGCTGGATGGCGTACGACATGACTTACTGCGGCTTATTCGGCGCCGAAGGGAGTCGGACCGTAAAGGTGGCAGAGGCGGACGCTTGGACTTCCGGAGAGAGATGCTgcggcaggaggaggaggaagtgctGGATGATCTACTTCGACTCTGCGCGGAAGACAGGGTCACATCCTCCGAGTACACCGACTCAAAGTTGCAAGGGGAGGAGCAAGCAGAAGAAACCACGGAAACAGGAATTGAATCCAGGTTGATGGGAGTCCAACCACCACCAGTGGGACACAGAGACTGGAGGGAAAAATGGCTTCCGCAGCGTGACAGGGTTGACGCCGCATCAAGAGACTCTGCATCTGCTATTGAAGTGGAAGGGGAGCGGCAGTGGGTGCAATTTTGAGACTGGCCAACATGATCACAAGAGCAAGTCGGCCAACATTCCCGGGGAGAGGCAGGCTTGCTGAGATGAGAGGGGGAAGGACACTGAGGAGTAACCCTTGCGCTTAGGTCACAGGGCAGCAGCGGCTGGAGCTCACTGGGAAAATCCTATAGATGGGACAAAGTCTTAGTTCAGTTCAGAAAACGTCTTTGTCCTAAAGGGAAACTTGTCTCCtaacttgtttattttctatccaatgtaaaacagtcaaaGAAAAGGTACACGATAAAGCATAGACGGTTGACAGAATGTCTCGTTGAAACAGACCTGCGAACAGGATGAGGAGGCGCTTAGTGTCCTGTAGGAGACACTGTTACAGCTGGCATCTGAATCCAGAGAGGAGCTGGTGGCCATGCGGGGCAGGCTGCGGACGTCAGAGGAGCGGGAGAGGCTGTCGACACGTGGTGAGGTGAGGGACATCATAAGGCTGGCTAGCCCCTGTCCTGTCGGGGCTCGGATCTTCCTCGCCAGTGATTCTCGCTTCTTGATGAccatctcctcctcttcctgttGGGCAAGTGGAGAGGCCCGGGAGCATTGATCTGTAGGTGAATCTGAAGTGGAACACAGGAGGAGATGTTATGGAATACAGTGAAATGACTGATTTTGATTGGTGGAGGAACTAGAGCCGTATTTCCCAACTTCATTGCCTCTTATGTATTTGCTGAACACACTTGCATTATTTTCATCTAATGGAAGAGGATTTCCTTGTTCTGTCTATCACTATAGGTCACTGGGAAAGATAGAACAAAGACACAGTATTATTTGttgtaatgaaataataattttcagaccAGTTAAGTGAAATGTTTCCTGTGTGACACCTGATGTTTGCACAGTGGGTGTGAATCATTCAACCAAAGAGTGTTACCTTGTTTATTGATGACATCGACAGGATTCCCAGTGACATGTGTCATGTGGCGATTTAGATTCTGATGGCGGCGGGATGAGGAGTCTGCCACTTTGCGGAAGCTGGCCTGGCGATCAAAGCTCTGACCTGTCACCAATTTTGAAGATACAACTTGTTGGATTAAGCCTCATCTGGGCCCGAACACAAGTGGAAGCTCAAGTcgttttttcaacattttgacttGAGTTGAGCTTCACTTTCCATTTCAACTAAGGCCCAAATCGCATTCTAACCTGAGACCAGGCCCGGTGCCCACCTGTTATGTTGATCGGAACTATTTCAGCTGTCACAGCATCTGCCTGTTGCCTCATCCTCTCCTCTGGGGTCGGGAGTCGGGGGATGGCTTCTGCCTTCGCGCCAAGATCCGTCTCGCAAGCAAAGACGTCCCAACAGGTGGTGAGATCCATCGGGTTGAGGACAAGTGGGGTCAGAGGGCGTGTGTCGTTGAGGATGACTGTTTCCTCTCCATCCGAAGAGGCTGAGGACTGGGACAACATCTTGGTTTATTCACATGGGTAAATCTACTTTAAATTTAGTCTAATCTACCCGGGATGGGTTGAATTGAACCACTGGAACAGTCACTCAGATAGTTGAAActaacttaaaggggaagtcaactaaaactaaaaataaaaatcttgacaataatatattctatgcagccccactagtcaaaacatggtattctg
This window harbors:
- the alkal2b gene encoding ALK and LTK ligand 2b gives rise to the protein MVQWLSVTFTLLLVVGYGAVAALLKSSGHQEAHSLLKLVSQRAIETTELAQRLSGHQGEWHPKTRSSVQLAQSRDLQHKDKIIKHLTGPLYVNPKCRSHFNRLYHIRECVVPAYFKRCARLLTRLANSLRCAER